One Opitutus sp. ER46 genomic region harbors:
- a CDS encoding HupE/UreJ family protein yields the protein MKPTSRSGHLAGSAGACLLLFPTIARPATLDAAEASWLGGLVHPFAEMPHLGALLVLGIAAALLGGRSAWGLPLMFVGLTTCGLVFGREGAVAPMSDVILTTVLCFALLLLGKVHLVLATVASLLGGFALFHGLSDGYLITRTYADVPYVAGFLGGSLVVMAAGYGLADWIRRFRFWHEHHRPAWIDRMHGWHLGA from the coding sequence ATGAAACCGACATCCCGATCCGGGCACCTCGCCGGTTCGGCCGGCGCGTGCCTGCTCCTGTTTCCGACGATCGCTCGTCCAGCCACGCTGGATGCGGCCGAGGCGTCGTGGCTCGGCGGCTTGGTTCATCCCTTCGCGGAGATGCCTCACCTGGGCGCGCTGCTGGTCCTCGGGATCGCGGCGGCGTTGCTGGGCGGGCGCTCGGCCTGGGGCCTGCCGCTGATGTTTGTCGGGCTGACCACCTGCGGCCTGGTCTTTGGCCGGGAAGGCGCGGTGGCCCCCATGTCCGACGTCATCCTGACGACGGTGCTGTGTTTCGCGCTCCTGCTGCTCGGCAAGGTGCACCTGGTGCTCGCCACGGTCGCCAGCCTGCTGGGCGGCTTCGCGCTGTTCCATGGGCTCTCGGACGGCTACCTGATCACGCGAACCTACGCTGACGTACCCTATGTGGCGGGCTTCCTGGGCGGCAGCCTGGTGGTCATGGCGGCGGGATACGGGCTGGCCGACTGGATACGCCGGTTCCGGTTCTGGCATGAACACCACCGGCCGGCATGGATCGATCGCATGCATGGCTGGCACCTTGGAGCCTAA
- a CDS encoding acylphosphatase has translation MKKLLQRPAAAAASVDADIGDLLLRVTGFVPAAEYHPFVVSVARRLGLKGWIRHDAAGALIRAEGYERELARLVRALRDDAPPGTRVRSFDPQVITADMPPVGDWFVALVEEPIAYPASATPTVAVADVA, from the coding sequence ATGAAAAAACTCCTCCAGCGCCCGGCCGCTGCGGCGGCTTCTGTCGATGCCGATATTGGCGACCTGCTGCTCCGCGTGACGGGGTTTGTGCCCGCGGCGGAGTATCATCCTTTCGTCGTGAGCGTGGCCCGCCGCCTGGGGCTCAAGGGCTGGATCCGCCATGATGCCGCGGGCGCGCTCATCCGCGCCGAGGGTTACGAACGCGAGCTGGCGCGCCTCGTGCGCGCGCTTCGGGACGACGCTCCGCCGGGTACTCGCGTGCGCAGCTTTGATCCGCAGGTGATCACCGCGGACATGCCGCCGGTGGGCGACTGGTTCGTGGCGCTCGTGGAGGAGCCCATCGCGTATCCGGCGTCCGCGACTCCGACCGTGGCGGTGGCCGACGTGGCCTGA
- a CDS encoding cytochrome c biogenesis protein ResB — protein sequence MKSLLLSLRDVLVSLKLTVVLLVFSMLLVFVATLDQVNLGIWAVQAKYFRSFIVYSRIGDLTIPIFPGGYLVGGLLLANLIAGHIYRWGFQLRKAGIILTHFGLILLLVGELLSGLWQKEYHLRLSEGETRSYAESFRENELVIMDITDPKFDDVVALPEPLLARKAEVQHPRLPFRVVPKAYYPNADLLRRTDATRPAVATTGFGTTLDAIPQPVTHREDQRNLPAAFVELVAPDQSLGTFLVSLQLVMPQDFTYGGRTWRIMLRTARAYYPFSLKLLKFTHDRYPGTEIPKNFSSRLRLQTPDGRDDREVLVYMNNPLRYAGLTFYQAGFENNDTTTVLQVVRNPSWLIPYIACALMSLGLLVQFSIHLVGFARRRRRAPQPAAA from the coding sequence ATGAAGTCGCTCCTGCTCTCCCTCCGCGACGTGCTCGTCTCGCTGAAGCTCACCGTCGTGCTGCTGGTCTTCAGCATGCTGCTGGTGTTCGTCGCCACGCTGGACCAGGTGAACCTCGGCATCTGGGCGGTGCAGGCGAAGTACTTTCGCTCCTTCATCGTGTATTCGCGGATCGGAGACCTCACGATCCCGATCTTCCCCGGCGGCTACCTCGTGGGCGGCCTCCTCCTGGCCAACCTCATCGCCGGGCACATCTACCGCTGGGGTTTCCAGCTGCGCAAAGCCGGCATCATCCTCACGCACTTCGGCCTGATCCTCCTGCTCGTCGGCGAACTGCTCAGCGGCCTCTGGCAGAAGGAGTACCACCTGCGGCTCAGCGAGGGTGAAACCCGCAGCTACGCCGAGAGCTTCCGCGAGAACGAACTCGTGATCATGGACATCACCGACCCCAAGTTCGACGACGTCGTGGCCCTTCCCGAGCCGCTTCTCGCCCGCAAGGCCGAGGTCCAGCACCCCCGCCTGCCGTTCCGCGTCGTGCCCAAGGCCTATTATCCCAACGCCGATCTGCTCCGGCGCACCGACGCTACGCGTCCCGCGGTCGCGACCACTGGTTTCGGCACCACCCTCGACGCGATTCCGCAGCCGGTCACGCATCGCGAGGACCAGCGCAACCTGCCGGCCGCGTTCGTCGAACTCGTCGCCCCGGACCAATCCCTCGGGACGTTCCTCGTCTCGCTCCAGCTCGTGATGCCGCAGGACTTTACCTACGGCGGCCGCACCTGGCGGATCATGCTGCGCACCGCCCGCGCGTACTACCCGTTCTCGCTCAAGCTCCTGAAGTTCACGCACGACCGCTATCCCGGCACCGAGATTCCCAAGAACTTCTCCAGCCGGCTGCGGCTGCAGACGCCGGATGGCCGCGATGACCGCGAGGTCCTCGTGTACATGAACAACCCGCTGCGCTACGCGGGCCTCACGTTCTACCAGGCGGGCTTTGAGAACAACGACACCACCACCGTCCTCCAGGTCGTGCGCAATCCGTCCTGGCTGATCCCGTACATCGCCTGCGCGCTCATGTCCCTCGGCCTGCTCGTCCAGTTCTCGATCCATCTCGTTGGCTTCGCGCGCCGCCGCCGCCGCGCGCCGCAACCCGCCGCCGCCTGA
- the ccsA gene encoding cytochrome c biogenesis protein CcsA: protein MKKLFAPALVFLAVLVVGFTLLAPRNPDEYDVVGFSRLPTLVNGRVKPLDTVARTTLLVLQGRQTVRTLEGRRLTPAEWLLDVLYRPEQASTYPVFEIVNPDLLALLDLTPEQGVRGKRFSAAQFSPRLAELDRQARLADDVAANTRTGFQQAVVQLRSAVILYQRLQASLMPPGDAHYFEQFAKLPAALNGPRAPGMNRPQDPAAAQLVLELNRAFTVMDADGYLRPIPGAGDMANLAAWQTEGGSLAASVASGQFNPAALTYADLGRAWRDRQPEAFNRAVRDYRGRLESGIPALLRKCDVEWRFNGAQPFYSSMLIYVVAFLAAVVSWLRWPEALGRVAFGLVALAFVVSTVGILTRMWLEARPPVTNLYSSALFVGWGAVALCLVLERMHRNAIGSAAAGLIGFASLLVAHHLALGGDTLEMMRAVLDSNFWLATHVVTIAVGYSATFLAGFLAIIYVLRGVLTRSLDPRTADALARMIYGIVCFATLFSFIGTVLGGIWADQSWGRFWGWDPKENGALILVLWNAVILHARWGGLVRQRGLAVLAIAGNIVTAWSWFGVNMLGVGLHSYGFMNSAFWALIGFVASQVALIALAGVPLAHWRSFRAGPAAQG from the coding sequence ATGAAGAAGCTCTTTGCTCCCGCGCTCGTTTTCCTGGCCGTGCTGGTCGTCGGGTTCACGCTCCTCGCCCCGCGCAATCCCGACGAGTACGACGTCGTGGGCTTCAGTCGCCTGCCGACGCTCGTCAACGGTCGCGTCAAGCCGCTCGACACCGTCGCGCGCACCACGCTCCTCGTGCTCCAGGGGCGGCAGACCGTGCGCACCCTCGAGGGGCGGCGGCTTACGCCGGCGGAGTGGCTGCTCGATGTCCTGTACCGGCCGGAGCAGGCGAGCACGTATCCGGTGTTCGAGATCGTGAATCCCGACCTGCTCGCGCTGCTCGATCTCACGCCGGAGCAGGGCGTGCGCGGCAAGCGCTTCTCCGCCGCCCAGTTTTCGCCCCGGCTGGCCGAACTGGACCGGCAGGCGCGGCTGGCCGACGACGTGGCCGCGAACACGCGCACCGGCTTCCAGCAGGCCGTCGTGCAACTGCGCAGCGCGGTCATCCTCTACCAGCGGTTGCAGGCGAGCCTCATGCCGCCGGGCGACGCCCACTATTTCGAGCAGTTCGCCAAACTGCCCGCTGCGCTCAACGGTCCGCGCGCCCCGGGCATGAACCGGCCGCAGGATCCGGCGGCGGCGCAGCTCGTCCTCGAGCTCAATCGCGCGTTCACGGTGATGGATGCCGACGGCTACCTGCGCCCGATTCCGGGCGCCGGCGACATGGCGAACCTCGCCGCTTGGCAGACCGAGGGCGGCTCGCTTGCGGCGTCGGTCGCCAGCGGACAGTTCAATCCCGCGGCGCTCACGTACGCCGATCTGGGCCGCGCCTGGCGCGACCGCCAGCCCGAGGCCTTCAATCGCGCGGTGCGCGACTACCGCGGCCGGCTCGAGAGCGGTATTCCGGCGCTGCTGCGCAAGTGCGACGTCGAGTGGCGCTTCAATGGCGCCCAGCCGTTCTACTCCAGCATGCTGATCTACGTCGTGGCGTTTCTCGCCGCGGTGGTCTCGTGGCTCCGCTGGCCCGAGGCGCTCGGCCGCGTCGCGTTTGGCCTGGTCGCGCTCGCGTTTGTCGTATCCACCGTGGGGATTCTCACCCGCATGTGGCTCGAGGCGCGGCCGCCGGTGACCAACCTCTACTCGTCCGCGCTGTTCGTGGGCTGGGGGGCGGTGGCGCTCTGCCTGGTACTCGAGCGGATGCATCGGAACGCGATCGGCAGCGCCGCCGCCGGCTTGATCGGCTTCGCCTCGTTGCTCGTCGCGCACCATCTCGCGCTCGGCGGCGACACGCTCGAGATGATGCGCGCGGTCCTTGACTCCAACTTCTGGCTCGCGACCCACGTCGTCACCATCGCGGTTGGCTACTCAGCGACGTTCCTCGCCGGCTTCCTGGCCATCATCTACGTGCTGCGCGGCGTGCTCACGCGTTCGCTCGATCCGCGCACGGCCGACGCGCTGGCGCGCATGATCTACGGCATCGTCTGTTTCGCCACGCTGTTCAGCTTCATCGGTACCGTGCTCGGCGGCATCTGGGCTGACCAGTCCTGGGGCCGGTTCTGGGGGTGGGACCCGAAGGAAAATGGCGCGCTCATCCTGGTCCTCTGGAACGCCGTGATCCTGCACGCCCGCTGGGGTGGCCTGGTCCGCCAGCGCGGCCTCGCCGTCCTGGCGATCGCCGGCAACATCGTCACCGCCTGGAGCTGGTTTGGCGTGAACATGCTCGGCGTCGGCCTGCACAGCTACGGCTTCATGAACTCCGCCTTCTGGGCCCTCATTGGTTTTGTCGCCAGCCAGGTGGCGCTCATCGCGCTCGCCGGGGTGCCGCTGGCCCACTGGCGGAGCTTCCGCGCCGGCCCCGCCGCCCAGGGCTGA
- a CDS encoding sigma-70 family RNA polymerase sigma factor, with protein sequence MRSTSLSTYQRPATDPHSPELMDLVDRARIGDLDAQSELVRRYTPRISGFVRPIVGQPSAVEDVVQMVFIKMVRRFKLLRNSAAFESWLFRLARNTALDSIRRRRCRPVTVDDEIELERAADTSSERVIGEIQEAFELAVRRLNPIDRELVRMIVEGHSYSIAAERSGLTVGAVKVRLCRVRPFLRCSVGGETGARLPETAVYAPPRRRAAA encoded by the coding sequence GTGCGCTCAACCTCTCTTTCCACCTACCAGCGGCCTGCGACCGACCCGCATTCTCCGGAGCTCATGGACCTCGTCGATCGCGCCCGCATCGGCGACCTGGACGCCCAGTCCGAGCTCGTGCGGCGGTACACGCCGCGGATCAGCGGGTTCGTCCGCCCCATCGTGGGCCAGCCGAGCGCCGTGGAGGATGTGGTCCAGATGGTCTTCATCAAGATGGTCCGGCGCTTCAAACTGCTCCGGAACTCGGCCGCCTTCGAGTCGTGGCTGTTCCGGTTGGCGCGCAACACCGCCCTCGACTCGATCCGGCGCCGGCGGTGCCGGCCGGTGACGGTGGACGACGAGATCGAGCTGGAGCGCGCCGCGGACACCAGCAGCGAGCGGGTGATCGGTGAAATCCAGGAGGCTTTTGAACTGGCGGTGCGGCGGCTGAACCCGATCGACCGGGAACTCGTCCGCATGATCGTCGAGGGTCACAGCTACAGCATCGCCGCCGAACGCTCGGGCCTGACCGTCGGCGCGGTCAAGGTGCGGCTCTGCCGGGTGCGGCCCTTCCTGCGCTGCAGTGTCGGCGGCGAAACCGGCGCGCGTCTCCCCGAAACCGCGGTTTACGCACCGCCGCGCCGCCGCGCGGCGGCGTGA